The following are encoded in a window of Halodesulfovibrio sp. genomic DNA:
- a CDS encoding TetR/AcrR family transcriptional regulator: MGKVVGPERFRDIAVKYFQLRDSSLQAWQEHRAQVQSAPDTRSRIFNTARTVFAQHGQSATVREICRAANANVSAVNYHFGNKDRLQASVLEDFLYEIRGIYPLHGGVDDSAEPEERLFGFTLACISGMLISHGDEYWNLNRLLHDAFINRFEAFQNVAHENNMLLRGIVTPIVDTLTGHKCNEQQLDALLSGYFSQLFFYVMHIDDLLLAKEQKFFTDSDAYGIAQHITAFSIGGIKNYSELMDAEIDFPSLWCTACCESTRYPDGVQ; encoded by the coding sequence ATGGGAAAGGTTGTTGGTCCAGAGCGATTTAGGGATATTGCAGTCAAATATTTCCAATTGCGTGACAGTTCTTTACAGGCGTGGCAGGAGCATCGTGCTCAAGTGCAGAGTGCGCCTGATACGCGGAGTCGTATTTTTAATACCGCGCGTACAGTTTTTGCCCAACACGGGCAAAGTGCTACCGTTCGGGAAATTTGTCGTGCTGCTAATGCAAATGTGTCAGCTGTTAATTACCATTTTGGAAATAAAGACAGGTTGCAGGCATCAGTACTGGAAGATTTTCTGTACGAAATACGAGGCATCTACCCTTTGCATGGTGGAGTAGATGACTCAGCAGAGCCGGAAGAACGGCTGTTCGGTTTTACGCTTGCCTGTATAAGCGGCATGCTCATTTCGCATGGTGATGAGTATTGGAACTTAAACAGGCTGCTGCATGATGCTTTTATCAATAGATTTGAAGCATTTCAAAATGTTGCACACGAAAACAATATGCTGCTGCGAGGGATAGTTACCCCGATAGTAGATACGTTGACAGGGCATAAATGTAACGAACAGCAACTGGACGCCTTATTGAGCGGATATTTTTCCCAACTGTTTTTTTATGTAATGCATATCGATGACTTGCTACTGGCTAAAGAGCAAAAGTTTTTTACGGATAGTGATGCTTACGGTATCGCACAACATATTACTGCCTTCTCCATTGGAGGCATTAAGAATTATTCGGAGTTAATGGATGCAGAAATTGATTTTCCAAGTTTGTGGTGTACTGCTTGCTGTGAGTCTACTCGTTATCCAGATGGGGTGCAGTAA
- a CDS encoding nucleoside hydrolase, which yields MFLKSSTAIPVVIDTDNAFGMPVRDLDDGIALIISLVSEQIDVKAVVASACNCRAHEAACNTLHLLTQFGCTNIPVGLGAEIPLSGDREPHHQYLDTKATGKDIAYWRSAPEIPAQDVAQLRFGADVLIDTVRANPHEIVVVALGSFTNIALALQKAPDIAPLIKEIVHMGGSFEPQEGELAFEWDTGDIPQEIWETTLRFNTWYDKQATAIVLQSSVPVRFITANVTSHFYLRQAHMQELHAAARGALGEYVMRTIQPWVEWSIAERKLVGAHMHDPLTIISLLEESVCTYRCIDADVCGFIAGYELFPQKEESLWKTPANKVVPKVKVAVNVQTARAEQLLCNLLLRAVVLESKP from the coding sequence ATTCCGGTTGTAATTGATACTGACAATGCGTTTGGAATGCCTGTGCGCGATCTTGATGATGGTATCGCGTTAATCATAAGTCTTGTATCTGAACAAATTGATGTGAAGGCGGTAGTTGCCTCTGCATGTAATTGCAGAGCGCATGAGGCGGCATGCAATACCTTGCATTTGTTAACGCAATTTGGTTGTACGAATATCCCCGTTGGGCTAGGCGCTGAAATACCTCTGTCTGGCGATAGGGAGCCGCATCATCAATATTTAGATACAAAGGCAACAGGCAAAGATATTGCCTACTGGCGCAGTGCACCAGAAATTCCCGCACAAGATGTTGCCCAGTTGCGTTTTGGCGCTGACGTTTTGATTGATACTGTGCGGGCTAATCCGCATGAAATTGTTGTGGTTGCACTTGGAAGCTTTACTAACATTGCGCTGGCATTGCAAAAAGCTCCAGATATTGCCCCTCTTATTAAAGAGATCGTCCACATGGGCGGTTCTTTTGAGCCTCAGGAAGGGGAGCTTGCTTTTGAATGGGATACAGGGGACATCCCTCAAGAAATATGGGAAACCACACTTAGATTTAATACGTGGTACGACAAGCAGGCAACCGCAATTGTTCTGCAATCATCTGTCCCCGTTCGTTTCATAACTGCAAATGTGACCAGCCATTTTTATTTGCGGCAAGCGCATATGCAAGAATTGCATGCCGCTGCTCGCGGTGCGCTTGGTGAATATGTGATGCGAACAATACAGCCATGGGTCGAATGGAGCATTGCGGAGCGAAAACTTGTTGGTGCGCATATGCATGACCCGTTGACGATCATCTCGTTGCTGGAAGAGTCAGTGTGTACCTACCGTTGTATTGACGCGGATGTGTGCGGATTTATAGCAGGATACGAACTTTTTCCACAGAAAGAGGAAAGTCTGTGGAAAACACCTGCGAATAAGGTTGTTCCCAAAGTGAAGGTCGCCGTTAACGTGCAGACTGCAAGGGCGGAACAGCTATTGTGCAATTTGCTACTCAGGGCTGTTGTATTAGAATCTAAGCCATAA
- a CDS encoding D-serine ammonia-lyase: MSADSNKSIQNWNEDAFIQNLKALTESIWLNPDILSFDEATKDIALSAADVADAEARLERFRPYIAKVFPETEATQGLIESPLRRIPHMQAALAEYAAKSLSGDLLLKCDSHLPISGSIKARGGIYEVLNYAEKLALAAGMLSEYDDYAKLDSEEFRTFFSDYSIAVGSTGNLGLSIGIMGARLGFSVIVHMSSDARQWKKDMLRSKGVVVVEHDSDYSVAVAEGRLQADSDPHCYFVDDERSVTLFLGYAVAAKRLKEQLDEQNIVVDAKHPLFVYLPCGVGGGPGGVAFGLKLTFGNNVHCFFAEPTRSPAMLLGLYTKLHDNVCVQDFDIDNRTAADGLAVGRPSGFVSNTMQHLINGAFTVSDDTMFTLLALLSDTEDILLEPSALAGMPGIARIQNCEEYIHQHKLQDSMHSATHIVWGTGGSMVPPDELQNYYKTGAALRSKK, translated from the coding sequence ATGTCCGCTGATTCGAATAAGAGCATTCAAAACTGGAACGAGGACGCTTTCATTCAAAACCTGAAAGCACTTACAGAGTCAATTTGGCTCAATCCAGACATTCTCTCTTTCGATGAAGCAACTAAGGACATTGCACTTTCCGCAGCTGATGTTGCAGATGCAGAAGCACGGCTCGAACGGTTCCGCCCCTATATTGCTAAAGTCTTTCCTGAGACAGAAGCAACGCAGGGACTCATAGAATCGCCGCTGCGCCGTATTCCGCATATGCAGGCAGCGTTGGCTGAGTACGCTGCAAAGTCCCTTTCTGGAGATCTCCTGTTAAAATGTGACAGCCACCTTCCCATTTCCGGTTCTATTAAAGCCAGAGGTGGAATTTACGAGGTGTTGAACTACGCAGAAAAATTAGCGCTCGCAGCAGGAATGCTCTCAGAATATGACGATTACGCTAAACTTGATTCAGAAGAATTCAGGACATTTTTTAGTGACTATTCTATAGCCGTCGGTTCCACTGGCAACCTTGGCTTATCCATAGGAATAATGGGGGCTAGGCTAGGATTTTCCGTTATCGTACATATGTCATCTGACGCACGGCAATGGAAAAAAGACATGCTGCGCTCAAAAGGCGTAGTGGTTGTAGAGCATGATTCTGACTACTCTGTTGCGGTTGCCGAGGGCAGGCTACAGGCTGACAGCGACCCGCATTGTTATTTTGTTGATGATGAAAGATCCGTCACCCTGTTTCTCGGCTACGCTGTAGCAGCAAAGCGACTTAAAGAACAGCTAGATGAACAAAATATCGTGGTCGATGCAAAGCATCCGCTGTTTGTGTACCTACCGTGTGGTGTTGGGGGTGGCCCCGGCGGAGTGGCATTCGGACTTAAACTTACGTTTGGTAACAACGTCCACTGTTTCTTTGCAGAACCAACCCGCTCCCCTGCCATGCTATTGGGTCTTTACACAAAGCTGCATGACAATGTTTGTGTACAAGATTTTGATATCGACAACCGCACAGCTGCGGACGGGCTTGCAGTCGGGCGCCCTTCAGGATTTGTCAGCAACACAATGCAGCATCTCATAAATGGTGCTTTCACCGTCAGTGATGATACTATGTTCACACTGCTCGCCCTACTTTCCGACACAGAAGATATTCTACTGGAACCATCTGCTCTTGCCGGAATGCCAGGCATTGCACGCATCCAAAATTGCGAAGAATACATACATCAGCATAAGTTGCAGGACAGCATGCACTCTGCCACCCACATTGTATGGGGCACAGGCGGAAGCATGGTTCCTCCAGATGAGCTCCAAAATTACTACAAAACCGGAGCTGCACTGCGCAGCAAAAAATAA
- a CDS encoding Cache 3/Cache 2 fusion domain-containing protein: MGLNFNKKLILSVLCVIVTLLSVLSFTNYKVSHGTFDKLGKQFISAMVVSLKDSVEMQHKITLEKLATDISVFEFEINSNGKLHVDTSNTITTTITNQVTKVSDSVTIPTLSLGAGIGRKTLNNSNKLVDDIQRIVGGTATIFQVLPDKLLRISTNVKKLDGSRATGTYIPSSSPVYKTVVNGNTFTGKAFVVNDWFVTTYKPLKDKNGNIIAVVYCGRPMMTKPLQDMIEKITYDGHGYPFITRSDGSFVYHPDSSLMKNGNLSNMEAGEEIRKNKSGFTHYTYKGEERLSFVHTIESRDWHIYFTLPVKDLSLGADKTLMELSIASIVCGIIISCIVLVFLLRKLLSPLEDLSDTAQKIAEGDLNARSNYELDDAIGSTVTSINAMVAELKNKLGFSEGVLNGIPMPCSIIGSDFNVLWVNQELCTFIAKSGTPESYVGVRSGEFFYKDKNVETISDKAIRTEQPIQTEVEYTHPSGKKLYVYASVTPFYDMDGTLLGSVAFWHDITEIRESQATIVRQNERIADTAAQAYSIADQVSSASEELSAQVEECRSGASIQAERISESAIAIEQMNSTTLEVARNASDAAETAENAKTIAEEGAGVVTEVISSAEEVHSHTERMQSTLSELSTQADGIGNIINVINDIADQTNLLALNAAIEAARAGEAGKGFAVVADEVRKLAEKTMNATKEVASVVQGIQSSSASTLTYMNEVASLIEGTTAHTQQAGKALEQIVDTVLGASDKVRSIATAAEEQSAAAEQISGASGEVNRLADESAQALTESAHAVLELSRLAQSLKTLIDDLQQ, translated from the coding sequence ATGGGGCTGAATTTCAATAAAAAATTAATTTTATCTGTTTTATGTGTGATAGTGACTCTGCTCAGTGTTCTGAGCTTTACTAACTATAAAGTTTCACATGGCACTTTCGACAAGCTCGGAAAACAATTTATTAGTGCCATGGTTGTTAGTTTGAAAGACAGTGTAGAAATGCAACACAAAATTACACTTGAAAAACTTGCAACAGATATTAGCGTTTTTGAATTTGAAATTAATAGTAATGGTAAACTACATGTAGATACATCGAATACTATTACTACTACAATTACCAATCAGGTCACTAAAGTTTCCGATTCTGTAACCATCCCTACTCTATCCCTAGGCGCAGGCATTGGAAGAAAAACACTCAATAACAGCAACAAGCTTGTAGACGACATTCAACGTATTGTCGGTGGCACTGCTACTATCTTTCAGGTTCTCCCTGATAAACTTCTCCGCATATCTACCAACGTAAAAAAACTTGATGGCAGCCGCGCTACCGGAACCTACATTCCTTCCAGCAGTCCAGTGTATAAAACTGTCGTGAACGGCAATACATTCACGGGTAAAGCTTTTGTAGTAAACGACTGGTTTGTCACCACATATAAGCCTCTCAAAGATAAAAATGGTAACATCATCGCCGTAGTTTACTGTGGACGCCCTATGATGACAAAACCATTGCAGGATATGATTGAAAAGATCACCTACGATGGTCACGGCTACCCATTTATCACCCGCTCTGACGGAAGCTTTGTCTACCATCCAGACTCTTCCCTCATGAAAAATGGTAATTTGTCTAATATGGAGGCAGGTGAAGAAATTAGAAAAAACAAATCTGGATTTACGCACTATACATATAAAGGCGAGGAAAGACTTTCTTTTGTCCACACAATCGAATCCAGAGACTGGCATATTTATTTTACGTTGCCTGTCAAAGACCTTAGCCTCGGAGCAGACAAAACACTTATGGAGTTGAGCATCGCAAGCATCGTTTGTGGAATTATCATCTCCTGTATTGTACTTGTATTTCTTCTTCGCAAGCTTTTATCACCGCTTGAAGACCTTAGCGACACCGCACAAAAAATTGCTGAAGGCGACCTTAATGCCCGCTCAAATTACGAGCTAGACGACGCAATCGGCAGCACTGTCACATCAATCAATGCTATGGTTGCAGAGCTAAAAAATAAGCTTGGGTTCTCCGAAGGGGTACTTAACGGAATACCAATGCCGTGTTCCATTATCGGTTCTGACTTTAATGTACTATGGGTTAATCAGGAACTCTGTACCTTTATTGCCAAAAGCGGAACGCCTGAAAGTTACGTTGGTGTACGCTCTGGCGAATTTTTCTATAAAGATAAAAATGTCGAAACGATTTCCGACAAAGCAATCCGAACAGAACAACCAATTCAAACAGAAGTTGAATACACACACCCATCAGGAAAAAAATTGTATGTTTACGCTAGTGTAACACCATTTTACGACATGGATGGAACGCTACTCGGTTCTGTTGCCTTCTGGCATGACATAACCGAAATCCGCGAAAGCCAAGCCACCATTGTTCGTCAAAATGAGCGCATTGCCGACACCGCAGCACAAGCCTACTCCATTGCAGATCAAGTTTCGTCTGCATCTGAAGAACTTTCTGCACAAGTTGAGGAATGTAGGTCTGGGGCATCAATTCAGGCAGAGCGAATTAGCGAATCTGCCATTGCTATTGAGCAAATGAACTCTACGACTCTCGAAGTAGCTCGCAATGCATCCGATGCAGCAGAAACAGCAGAAAATGCAAAAACAATTGCTGAAGAAGGTGCTGGAGTGGTTACAGAAGTTATCAGCTCCGCAGAGGAAGTTCATTCTCATACAGAACGTATGCAAAGCACTCTGAGCGAACTGAGCACTCAAGCTGACGGCATTGGAAACATCATAAATGTTATTAATGACATTGCTGACCAGACGAACCTGCTTGCATTAAACGCAGCAATTGAAGCTGCACGAGCAGGTGAAGCAGGAAAAGGCTTTGCTGTTGTAGCAGATGAAGTACGTAAGCTTGCAGAAAAAACCATGAATGCAACAAAAGAAGTCGCATCAGTGGTTCAAGGTATTCAAAGCAGCAGCGCCAGCACTCTTACCTACATGAATGAGGTTGCGAGCCTTATTGAAGGTACCACAGCCCACACACAACAAGCAGGAAAAGCGCTTGAACAGATTGTTGATACGGTTTTAGGAGCTTCAGATAAAGTCCGTTCAATCGCAACTGCTGCGGAAGAACAATCTGCTGCTGCTGAACAGATTTCAGGCGCTTCAGGCGAAGTGAACCGCCTTGCAGATGAATCCGCCCAAGCTCTCACGGAATCAGCACATGCAGTTCTTGAGCTTTCCAGACTAGCACAGAGCTTAAAAACGCTTATCGATGATTTACAACAATAA
- the larC gene encoding nickel pincer cofactor biosynthesis protein LarC: MKTLYLDCRYGLGGDMFLAAMYELGVSLSQLQRIFIEAGVYVSIAPVSTLRQSIVGASLSIEWPEGQPMRHLPEVITIIKKLAVSEEVQARSIRAFQRLAEVEATVHGKAVQDIHFHEVGAIDTLVDVVGAFWAVEQLGIAEIYASKLPWFSGTVECEHGVLPLPAPAVLELLQKKPVFATDEEQELITPTGALLIDQLVTNFTSGAEGMLVKTGTGYGQRESGGGLRVSLFESEFSTEQPAETAESDATIDEIYVLESHIDHLTGEELGRCFDIFMDSGALDVFFTAGIMKKNRPAGSLKVLCKPEDLAKMEQLFFAHTHTLGIRRQKTERVLLPRKEERTGTPFGEMDGKSYTIDGLTISKPEYEELVKFSKKTGRSLPELRYMLFGDAQKNNKS; encoded by the coding sequence ATGAAGACACTGTATTTGGATTGTCGATATGGACTTGGCGGCGATATGTTTTTGGCTGCCATGTATGAACTGGGTGTCAGCTTATCTCAGTTACAGCGCATTTTTATTGAGGCTGGCGTGTATGTTTCAATTGCGCCGGTAAGTACGCTGCGGCAATCAATTGTGGGAGCGAGTCTTTCCATAGAATGGCCGGAAGGGCAGCCAATGCGCCATTTGCCGGAAGTTATCACGATAATCAAAAAGCTGGCAGTGTCAGAAGAAGTGCAAGCCCGCTCCATACGTGCGTTTCAACGCCTTGCAGAGGTTGAAGCAACCGTACATGGGAAAGCAGTGCAGGATATTCATTTTCATGAAGTCGGTGCGATAGACACGCTTGTCGATGTTGTTGGAGCCTTTTGGGCAGTCGAACAGCTGGGCATTGCCGAAATTTATGCATCAAAGCTCCCGTGGTTTTCTGGAACGGTAGAATGTGAGCATGGTGTCTTGCCGCTCCCTGCTCCTGCTGTGCTGGAACTGCTCCAAAAAAAGCCTGTGTTTGCTACAGACGAAGAACAGGAACTTATCACTCCAACAGGTGCGTTATTAATCGACCAGCTTGTGACTAATTTTACGTCAGGTGCTGAAGGTATGTTAGTGAAAACCGGCACGGGCTATGGTCAACGTGAGTCTGGTGGCGGTTTGCGGGTAAGTTTATTTGAATCAGAATTTTCAACAGAACAACCAGCAGAAACAGCTGAATCTGATGCAACTATTGATGAGATTTATGTACTTGAGAGCCACATTGACCACTTAACTGGTGAAGAACTGGGACGCTGCTTTGATATTTTCATGGACTCCGGTGCGTTGGATGTCTTTTTTACTGCTGGAATAATGAAGAAAAACCGACCTGCCGGAAGCCTTAAGGTGTTGTGCAAGCCGGAAGATTTAGCAAAGATGGAGCAGCTATTCTTTGCGCATACGCACACTCTTGGTATTCGCAGGCAAAAAACAGAGCGGGTGCTATTGCCACGAAAAGAAGAGCGCACAGGTACTCCTTTTGGTGAAATGGACGGAAAAAGTTATACAATCGACGGACTGACTATTTCTAAACCGGAGTATGAAGAGCTGGTAAAGTTTTCTAAAAAAACGGGGCGTAGTTTACCGGAATTGAGGTACATGTTGTTTGGAGACGCGCAAAAGAACAACAAAAGTTAG
- a CDS encoding glycerophosphodiester phosphodiesterase family protein — protein MFTDKTNAHITHAHRGARGYAPENTMPAFHKALELKAEALELDVNLTKDGVAVIYHDYVLTRTTNIAELPALQKKGEKTGIHDLTLEEVRTLDAGKWYMENDPFEQIKEGTVSKETAAGFVGTRIPTLEELLAFIKESGMLLNLEIKDQTEIGDQSHTIVHTVLEHIRKFDVKNQTMISSFNHDYLKTIHEEMPEMPLGVLTEERIEQPVEYCKKLHAAAYHPCRRFTTSDDIKALHEAGMLVNIWTINCEHELHTFANWGTNGLISDFPDRARTAIQNVSSS, from the coding sequence GTGTTTACCGATAAAACGAATGCACACATCACGCATGCACACCGCGGAGCCCGTGGCTACGCACCGGAAAACACCATGCCCGCATTTCATAAAGCTCTTGAGCTTAAAGCAGAAGCTCTCGAACTTGATGTCAATTTAACTAAAGACGGTGTCGCCGTAATCTATCATGATTATGTACTTACCCGTACAACCAATATCGCAGAGCTTCCAGCGTTACAAAAAAAAGGTGAAAAGACTGGCATCCACGACCTTACGCTCGAAGAAGTTCGCACTCTTGATGCAGGCAAGTGGTACATGGAAAATGATCCATTTGAACAAATCAAAGAGGGGACTGTTTCTAAAGAGACTGCGGCAGGTTTTGTAGGAACACGCATTCCAACTCTGGAAGAACTGCTTGCCTTCATTAAAGAATCAGGAATGTTGCTAAACCTTGAAATCAAAGATCAAACGGAAATTGGCGATCAAAGCCATACTATTGTGCACACAGTGCTCGAGCATATCCGCAAATTTGATGTTAAAAATCAAACCATGATTTCTTCATTCAACCATGATTACCTCAAAACAATTCATGAAGAAATGCCTGAAATGCCACTCGGCGTTTTAACTGAAGAACGTATTGAACAGCCTGTTGAATATTGCAAAAAACTTCACGCAGCGGCCTATCACCCTTGCCGTCGCTTCACGACTTCAGATGATATTAAAGCACTCCACGAAGCTGGTATGCTGGTTAATATCTGGACAATCAACTGCGAACACGAACTACACACGTTTGCAAACTGGGGAACAAACGGTTTGATTTCCGACTTCCCTGACCGTGCTCGCACTGCCATTCAAAACGTAAGCTCTAGCTAA
- the ade gene encoding adenine deaminase encodes MTEREALARRIDMAAGRIPVDTLITNCKVVDVFSQTIFESSVAIGDGKIVGFGEYKAEKIIDAKNGYLMPGLIDGHVHIESSVVSPAQFAKCVLPYGTTTIIADPHEIANVCGLEGIRYMLDASKDLPLNVRIMLPSCVPATPFENSGATLGAKELSELIDHEGVHGLAEVMNFPGVINSDPSVLDKIDMATSHGLLSDGHSPGLTGQDLIAYAAAGIKTDHECSSVQEMEERIRLGMYVLIREGSATKDLRTLAKGLTDANYRRCVFCTDDREPADIIANGHINKNLKIAVEEGIDALQAITIGTLNAAECYGLKGKGAIAPGYDADIMIVRDLTQFEVSHVFTSGKQIAENGTLLVEPQELVRDTVRDTVNISDIKLDDLKLKLSSNNVRTIHVIPDTVLTESVTKKVILDEEGCFNAQQNKGLAKIAVVERHNATGNVGLGIFENYHIENGAIATTIAHDSHNIVVAGDNDEDMLVAINDLKEIGGGITLVREGKVLGHLSLPIAGLMSDQPAQEVATQMEELLTLAKEFNINPKLQPFMTLSFMSLPVIPALKLTDGGLFDVTTFSFVPVEIED; translated from the coding sequence ATGACAGAACGTGAAGCCCTCGCCCGTCGCATTGATATGGCTGCCGGACGAATTCCCGTAGACACACTTATTACCAACTGTAAGGTTGTTGACGTTTTTTCTCAGACCATTTTTGAAAGTTCTGTCGCTATCGGCGATGGAAAAATTGTAGGGTTTGGAGAATATAAAGCAGAAAAAATTATTGATGCTAAAAACGGCTACCTTATGCCGGGACTCATCGACGGTCATGTACACATTGAATCTTCTGTAGTTTCTCCGGCGCAGTTTGCAAAATGCGTCCTCCCGTACGGCACAACAACTATTATCGCCGACCCGCATGAAATCGCAAATGTATGCGGTCTCGAAGGTATCCGCTATATGCTGGATGCATCGAAAGATTTGCCGTTGAATGTACGTATAATGCTTCCATCCTGCGTACCGGCAACACCATTTGAAAACTCCGGCGCTACCCTCGGTGCAAAAGAGTTATCCGAACTCATCGATCACGAAGGGGTTCACGGACTTGCAGAAGTCATGAACTTTCCGGGTGTCATAAACAGCGACCCATCTGTGCTGGATAAAATTGACATGGCGACTTCCCACGGCTTGCTTTCTGATGGTCACTCCCCCGGCTTAACCGGTCAGGATCTCATTGCATACGCCGCAGCAGGCATTAAAACCGACCACGAATGCTCAAGTGTCCAAGAAATGGAAGAACGCATTCGCCTTGGCATGTATGTCCTTATCCGCGAAGGCTCTGCAACCAAAGATTTACGAACCCTTGCAAAAGGGCTGACAGATGCTAACTACCGCCGCTGTGTTTTCTGCACAGATGACCGTGAGCCAGCAGATATTATCGCAAATGGTCACATCAATAAGAACCTCAAGATTGCTGTTGAAGAAGGCATTGACGCACTTCAAGCTATCACCATCGGCACACTGAACGCAGCGGAATGCTATGGTTTAAAAGGCAAAGGTGCAATTGCTCCGGGGTATGATGCAGACATAATGATCGTACGTGATCTTACTCAGTTTGAAGTAAGTCATGTATTTACAAGCGGTAAACAAATTGCAGAAAACGGCACGCTACTTGTTGAGCCGCAAGAGCTTGTCCGCGACACCGTGCGCGATACCGTTAATATTTCCGACATCAAACTTGACGACCTGAAGCTCAAGCTTTCCAGCAACAACGTACGGACTATTCACGTCATCCCAGATACGGTACTGACAGAATCAGTCACAAAAAAAGTTATTTTAGACGAGGAAGGCTGCTTTAACGCACAGCAGAACAAAGGACTTGCTAAAATAGCAGTTGTAGAGCGTCACAATGCTACTGGCAATGTCGGTCTAGGTATTTTTGAAAACTACCACATTGAGAACGGTGCAATTGCAACAACAATAGCTCACGACTCACATAACATCGTGGTAGCAGGTGATAACGACGAAGACATGCTTGTTGCCATTAATGATCTAAAAGAGATTGGCGGCGGCATCACTCTGGTTCGTGAAGGAAAAGTCCTTGGTCATCTTTCACTGCCAATCGCAGGACTGATGTCCGACCAGCCAGCGCAGGAAGTAGCAACCCAAATGGAAGAGCTGCTGACTCTGGCAAAAGAATTCAACATCAATCCCAAATTACAGCCATTCATGACACTCAGCTTTATGAGTCTGCCTGTAATTCCGGCGCTCAAACTTACGGATGGCGGTCTATTTGATGTTACCACCTTCTCTTTTGTGCCTGTAGAGATTGAAGACTAA
- a CDS encoding TusE/DsrC/DsvC family sulfur relay protein encodes MAEITYEGKTFEVDEDGFLLKFEEWCPEWVDYVKESEGITEISEDHQKILDFLQDYYKKNGIAPMVRILSKNTGFKLKQVYELFPSGPGKGACKMAGLPKPTGCV; translated from the coding sequence ATGGCTGAAATTACTTATGAAGGTAAAACTTTCGAAGTTGATGAAGACGGCTTCCTGCTTAAGTTCGAAGAATGGTGCCCTGAGTGGGTAGATTACGTTAAAGAATCTGAAGGTATCACTGAGATCTCTGAAGATCACCAGAAAATCCTCGACTTCCTTCAGGATTACTACAAAAAGAACGGTATCGCTCCTATGGTGCGTATCCTTTCTAAAAACACCGGCTTCAAACTGAAGCAGGTATACGAACTCTTCCCTTCCGGCCCAGGTAAGGGAGCATGTAAGATGGCTGGTCTTCCTAAGCCTACCGGCTGCGTATAG
- a CDS encoding CBS and ACT domain-containing protein produces MLIRDWMAKDVITVSPDTSMMKASKALKAHDISRIPVVDHRGRVVGIVSDRDIKEASPSKATTLDVHELYYLLSEIKVKDIMTVDPLVTSPTNTVENAAMMMIEKDFGGLPVVDDDGKLVGIITVSDIFNVLISITGVRQGGVQFGIRLPNEAGTLRPILNVMREHKARIVSILSSMEEEEGKGTREVNIRIMPMERTKENQIIDVLKKQFDVIFWARDNVHPQ; encoded by the coding sequence ATGCTGATTCGCGACTGGATGGCAAAAGATGTAATTACTGTCTCGCCCGATACATCAATGATGAAGGCCTCCAAGGCTTTAAAAGCACACGACATTAGCCGTATTCCCGTAGTGGATCACAGAGGTCGTGTAGTAGGGATTGTCTCTGACAGGGATATTAAAGAAGCCTCTCCTTCCAAAGCAACAACACTTGATGTTCATGAGCTGTACTACCTGCTCTCAGAAATCAAAGTTAAAGATATCATGACAGTTGACCCGCTTGTTACAAGCCCGACCAACACGGTTGAAAACGCTGCTATGATGATGATTGAAAAAGACTTTGGCGGGCTTCCTGTGGTTGATGACGACGGCAAGCTTGTGGGTATTATCACCGTAAGCGACATTTTCAATGTTCTCATCAGCATTACCGGTGTACGCCAAGGCGGTGTGCAATTCGGTATACGGCTGCCAAACGAAGCTGGAACCCTGCGTCCTATTTTGAACGTAATGCGCGAACACAAAGCGCGTATCGTTTCTATTCTCTCCTCTATGGAAGAAGAGGAAGGGAAAGGTACACGTGAGGTCAACATCCGTATTATGCCTATGGAACGAACCAAGGAAAACCAGATTATTGATGTCCTGAAAAAACAATTTGATGTTATATTTTGGGCACGCGACAACGTGCACCCTCAATAG